A window of the Dickeya dianthicola NCPPB 453 genome harbors these coding sequences:
- the trkA gene encoding Trk system potassium transporter TrkA gives MKIIILGAGQVGGTLAENLSGENNDITVVDTNTTRLRQLQDKFDLRVVTGYASHPRVLREAGAEDADMLIAVTNSDETNMIACQVAYSLFNTPNRIARIRASEYIRESEQLFQAEAVPIDHLISPEQLVIDNIYKLIEYPGALQVVNFAEGKVSIAAVNAYYGGPLVGNAIATMRDHMPHIETRVAAIFRHDRPIRPQGSTVIEAGDEVFFIAASQHIRAVMSEMQRLEKPYKRIMIVGGGNVGAGLALKLEKDYSVKLIERDALRAAELAERLQHTIVFHGDASDQELLAQEHVEQIDVFIAITNDDEANIMSAMLAKRMGAKKAMVLIQRRAYVDLVQGSVIDVAISPQQATISALLGHVRKADIVSVSSLRRGVAEAIEAIAHGDEGTSKVVGRMIADIKLPPGTIIGAIVRGDDVIIANNNLQIEQGDHVIMFLTDKKYVSDVERLFQPSPFFL, from the coding sequence ATGAAGATAATTATTCTTGGTGCAGGTCAGGTTGGCGGAACGCTGGCAGAAAATCTGTCAGGCGAAAATAATGATATTACCGTTGTGGACACCAACACGACCCGGCTGCGCCAGCTTCAGGACAAATTCGATCTGCGCGTGGTGACTGGCTATGCCTCCCATCCGCGCGTATTACGCGAAGCGGGCGCGGAAGATGCGGATATGCTAATCGCCGTAACCAATTCCGACGAAACCAACATGATAGCCTGTCAGGTGGCTTACTCCTTGTTCAATACTCCCAATCGCATTGCGCGTATCCGCGCATCGGAGTATATCCGTGAATCTGAGCAGTTGTTTCAGGCAGAAGCCGTTCCAATCGATCACCTTATTTCGCCAGAACAACTGGTTATCGACAATATTTATAAATTGATCGAGTATCCGGGCGCATTACAAGTGGTCAATTTTGCCGAAGGCAAAGTCAGTATTGCTGCGGTAAATGCGTACTATGGCGGGCCTCTGGTGGGTAATGCTATTGCAACGATGCGCGACCATATGCCTCACATAGAAACACGGGTCGCAGCAATTTTTCGTCATGACCGGCCGATTCGTCCTCAAGGCTCAACCGTGATTGAAGCCGGCGATGAGGTGTTCTTTATCGCCGCGTCACAGCATATTCGGGCGGTGATGAGTGAGATGCAACGGCTGGAGAAACCCTATAAGCGCATTATGATTGTCGGGGGTGGGAATGTGGGTGCGGGTCTGGCCCTCAAGCTCGAAAAGGATTATAGCGTCAAGCTAATAGAGCGCGACGCACTGCGGGCAGCTGAATTAGCGGAGCGCTTGCAACACACCATCGTCTTCCACGGTGATGCTTCCGACCAGGAGCTGCTGGCTCAGGAGCATGTTGAACAAATTGATGTATTCATCGCAATCACCAACGATGATGAAGCTAATATCATGTCGGCCATGCTGGCAAAACGGATGGGGGCCAAAAAAGCGATGGTACTGATCCAGCGCCGGGCCTATGTCGATCTAGTGCAGGGCAGTGTTATTGATGTTGCTATTTCGCCACAGCAGGCCACTATTTCTGCATTGCTGGGACATGTTCGTAAAGCGGATATCGTCAGCGTATCGTCGCTACGACGCGGCGTAGCCGAAGCAATTGAGGCAATTGCGCATGGTGATGAAGGCACATCGAAAGTAGTAGGTCGTATGATCGCCGATATCAAACTGCCGCCAGGAACAATTATCGGGGCAATTGTGCGCGGCGACGACGTTATCATTGCCAATAACAATTTGCAGATAGAACAGGGTGACCATGTCATCATGTTTTTAACTGACAAGAAATATGTCTCTGACGTCGAGCGTTTATTCCAACCCAGCCCATTCTTCCTCTAA
- the mscL gene encoding large-conductance mechanosensitive channel protein MscL, producing the protein MSFIKEFREFAMRGNVVDLAVGVIIGAAFGKIVSSLVSDIIMPPLGLLIGGVDFKQFHWVLREAQGNIAAVSINYGAFIQNILDFIIIAFAIFMAIKLMNKLRRTQQEEPDAPTKISSEEKLLMEIRDLLKQQADSHSKNA; encoded by the coding sequence ATGAGCTTTATAAAAGAGTTTCGTGAATTCGCTATGCGCGGCAACGTGGTTGACCTAGCCGTCGGGGTCATTATCGGCGCCGCGTTCGGGAAAATCGTATCGTCGTTAGTATCGGACATTATCATGCCGCCACTGGGACTATTGATCGGCGGTGTCGATTTCAAACAGTTTCATTGGGTTTTGCGAGAGGCGCAAGGCAATATAGCCGCCGTCAGTATTAATTATGGCGCATTCATTCAGAATATTCTTGATTTTATCATCATTGCATTCGCCATTTTTATGGCGATCAAGCTAATGAATAAATTACGTCGTACCCAGCAGGAAGAACCAGATGCGCCGACCAAGATCAGCTCAGAAGAAAAATTACTGATGGAGATCCGAGATTTACTCAAACAACAGGCCGATAGCCATTCCAAAAATGCATGA
- a CDS encoding alternative ribosome-rescue factor A: protein MSHYRHTKGQIKDNAIEALLHDPLFRQRVEQNAKGKGSYRRKEKYQKAQGKNWEASGKKTMLLPLVF from the coding sequence ATGTCACACTATCGCCATACCAAAGGGCAGATAAAAGATAACGCGATTGAAGCGTTGCTTCATGATCCTCTGTTTCGCCAGCGTGTTGAGCAGAATGCAAAAGGTAAAGGGAGCTATCGCCGGAAAGAGAAATATCAAAAAGCACAGGGCAAGAACTGGGAGGCCAGTGGTAAGAAAACAATGCTCTTACCACTGGTCTTCTGA
- a CDS encoding DnaJ family domain-containing protein, with amino-acid sequence MFPIDEWAERHIIEAQKRGELEHLPGSGKPLQLDDNSAVPAELRSAYHLMKNGGFLPPELSDRKEALTLANLLRAADPASTDYADLSQRLKALELCLQLSGMNTDFLKGSYQHALGIRLEKNISVKDD; translated from the coding sequence ATGTTTCCTATTGATGAGTGGGCCGAGCGCCATATCATCGAGGCGCAAAAACGTGGGGAGTTGGAGCATTTGCCAGGAAGCGGTAAGCCGCTTCAGTTGGATGACAATAGCGCTGTTCCTGCTGAACTACGCAGCGCATACCATTTGATGAAGAATGGCGGTTTTTTGCCTCCTGAACTGTCCGATCGCAAAGAGGCGCTGACATTGGCAAATTTACTGCGTGCGGCTGACCCTGCATCAACAGACTATGCCGATTTATCCCAGCGACTCAAGGCGCTGGAGTTATGCCTGCAGCTGTCAGGAATGAATACCGATTTTCTGAAAGGGTCTTATCAGCATGCATTAGGCATCAGGCTAGAGAAGAATATCTCTGTTAAAGATGACTGA
- the rplQ gene encoding 50S ribosomal protein L17: protein MRHRKSGRQLNRNSSHRQAMFRNMAGSLVRHEIIKTTLPKAKELRRVVEPLITLAKTDSVANRRLAFARTRDNEIVAKLFNELGPRFASRAGGYTRILKCGFRAGDNAPMAYIELVDRTVSQTEEVATAE from the coding sequence ATGCGCCATCGTAAGAGTGGTCGTCAACTGAACCGTAACAGCAGCCATCGCCAGGCTATGTTCCGTAACATGGCTGGTTCTTTGGTTCGTCATGAGATTATCAAGACGACCCTGCCGAAAGCGAAAGAGCTGCGTCGTGTTGTTGAACCGCTGATTACTCTTGCCAAGACCGACAGCGTTGCTAATCGTCGTCTGGCATTTGCCCGTACTCGTGACAACGAGATCGTGGCTAAACTGTTTAATGAACTGGGCCCGCGTTTCGCGAGCCGTGCCGGTGGTTACACTCGTATTCTGAAGTGTGGCTTCCGTGCTGGTGACAATGCGCCGATGGCATACATCGAGCTCGTTGATCGCACAGTTTCTCAGACAGAAGAAGTTGCTACTGCAGAGTAA
- a CDS encoding DNA-directed RNA polymerase subunit alpha, producing MQGSVTEFLKPRLVDIEQVSSTHAKVTLEPLERGFGHTLGNALRRILLSSMPGCAVTEVEIDGVLHEYSTKEGVQEDILEILLNLKGLAVRVQGKDEVILTLNKSGIGPVTAADITHDGDVEIVKPQHVICHLTDENASINMRIKVQRGRGYVPASARIHTEEDERPIGRLLVDACYSPVERIAYNVEAARVEQRTDLDKLVIEMETNGTIDPEEAIRRAATILAEQLEAFVDLRDVRQPEVKEEKPEFDPILLRPVDDLELTVRSANCLKAEAIHYIGDLVQRTEVELLKTPNLGKKSLTEIKDVLASRGLSLGMRLENWPPASIADE from the coding sequence ATGCAGGGTTCTGTGACAGAGTTTCTAAAACCGCGCCTGGTAGATATCGAGCAAGTCAGTTCGACGCACGCCAAGGTGACCCTTGAGCCGTTAGAGCGGGGCTTCGGCCATACTCTTGGTAACGCACTGCGCCGTATTCTGCTTTCATCCATGCCTGGTTGCGCGGTGACCGAGGTTGAGATTGATGGTGTACTGCACGAGTACAGCACCAAAGAAGGCGTACAGGAAGATATCCTGGAAATCCTGCTCAACCTGAAAGGGCTGGCGGTGAGAGTTCAAGGCAAAGATGAAGTTATTCTTACCCTGAATAAATCTGGCATTGGCCCTGTGACTGCAGCCGACATCACCCACGACGGTGATGTCGAAATCGTCAAGCCACAGCATGTGATCTGCCACCTGACCGATGAGAACGCATCTATCAATATGCGTATCAAAGTTCAGCGTGGTCGTGGTTATGTGCCGGCGTCTGCCCGTATTCATACGGAAGAAGATGAGCGCCCGATCGGTCGCCTGTTAGTCGATGCTTGCTACAGCCCTGTTGAGCGTATCGCTTACAATGTTGAAGCTGCTCGTGTTGAACAGCGTACCGACCTGGACAAGCTGGTTATCGAGATGGAAACCAATGGTACGATCGATCCTGAAGAGGCGATCCGCCGTGCGGCGACCATTCTGGCTGAACAATTGGAAGCTTTCGTTGACTTACGTGATGTACGTCAGCCGGAAGTGAAAGAAGAGAAACCAGAATTCGATCCGATCCTGCTGCGCCCTGTTGACGATCTTGAATTGACTGTCCGCTCTGCTAACTGCCTTAAGGCAGAAGCTATCCACTACATCGGTGATCTGGTACAGCGTACCGAGGTTGAACTGCTTAAAACGCCTAACCTGGGTAAAAAATCTCTTACTGAGATTAAAGACGTGCTGGCTTCTCGTGGTTTGTCTCTGGGCATGCGCCTGGAAAACTGGCCGCCGGCAAGCATTGCTGATGAGTAA
- the rpsD gene encoding 30S ribosomal protein S4, translating into MARYLGPKLKLSRREGTDLFLKSGVRAIDSKCKIEQAPGQHGARKPRLSDYGVQLREKQKVRRIYGVLERQFRNYYKEAARLKGNTGANLLQLLEGRLDNVVYRMGFGATRAESRQLVSHKAVMVNGRVVNIASYQVSPNDVVSIREKAKKQSRVKAALELAEQREKPTWLEVDAAKMEGVFKRIPERTDLSADINEHLIVELYSK; encoded by the coding sequence ATGGCAAGATATTTGGGTCCTAAGCTCAAGCTGAGCCGTCGTGAAGGCACCGACCTGTTTCTAAAGTCTGGTGTTCGTGCGATCGATTCCAAGTGTAAAATTGAACAAGCTCCTGGTCAGCATGGTGCGCGTAAACCGCGTCTGTCTGACTATGGTGTGCAGTTGCGTGAAAAGCAGAAAGTTCGCCGTATCTACGGTGTTCTGGAGCGTCAGTTCCGTAACTACTATAAAGAAGCCGCTCGCCTGAAAGGCAATACAGGTGCAAACCTGTTGCAGTTGCTGGAAGGTCGTCTGGACAACGTTGTTTACCGTATGGGGTTCGGCGCCACTCGTGCAGAATCTCGTCAGCTGGTAAGTCACAAAGCTGTCATGGTAAACGGTCGCGTTGTTAACATCGCTTCTTATCAGGTATCTCCGAATGACGTAGTCAGCATCCGCGAGAAAGCGAAAAAGCAGTCTCGTGTTAAGGCCGCTCTGGAGCTGGCTGAACAGCGTGAAAAGCCAACTTGGCTGGAAGTTGATGCTGCCAAGATGGAAGGTGTGTTCAAGCGTATTCCTGAACGTACCGATCTGTCTGCGGACATTAATGAACACCTGATCGTCGAGCTTTACTCCAAGTAA
- the rpsK gene encoding 30S ribosomal protein S11, translating to MAKAPIRARKRVRKQVSDGVAHIHASFNNTIVTITDRQGNALGWATAGGSGFRGSRKSTPFAAQVAAERCAEAVKEYGIKNLEVMVKGPGPGRESTIRALNAAGFRITNITDVTPIPHNGCRPPKKRRV from the coding sequence ATGGCAAAGGCACCTATTCGTGCACGTAAGCGTGTAAGAAAGCAAGTCTCTGACGGTGTGGCTCATATCCATGCTTCTTTCAACAACACCATCGTTACTATTACCGATCGTCAAGGTAATGCGTTGGGTTGGGCAACTGCCGGTGGTTCCGGTTTCCGTGGTTCTCGTAAATCCACTCCGTTCGCCGCTCAGGTAGCAGCAGAGCGCTGCGCTGAAGCTGTGAAAGAGTACGGTATCAAGAATCTGGAAGTTATGGTTAAAGGACCTGGTCCGGGCCGTGAGTCTACTATCCGCGCACTGAACGCGGCTGGTTTCCGCATCACGAACATTACTGATGTGACTCCGATCCCTCATAACGGTTGTCGTCCGCCGAAAAAGCGTCGCGTATAA
- the rpsM gene encoding 30S ribosomal protein S13, giving the protein MARIAGINIPDHKHTVIALTAIYGVGKTRSKSICAATGIAEDVKISELSEEQIDKLRDEVAKFVVEGDLRREITLSIKRLMDLGTYRGLRHRRGLPVRGQRTKTNARTRKGPRKPIKK; this is encoded by the coding sequence GTGGCCCGTATAGCAGGCATTAACATTCCTGATCATAAACATACCGTAATTGCATTAACTGCTATTTACGGTGTCGGTAAAACCCGTTCCAAATCCATCTGTGCTGCAACGGGTATTGCTGAAGATGTTAAGATCAGTGAGCTGTCTGAAGAACAAATCGATAAGCTGCGTGACGAAGTAGCCAAGTTTGTTGTAGAAGGCGATCTGCGTCGCGAGATCACCCTGAGCATCAAGCGTCTGATGGACCTTGGTACTTATCGTGGTTTGCGTCACCGTCGTGGTCTGCCGGTTCGCGGTCAGCGTACCAAGACTAACGCCCGTACCCGTAAGGGTCCACGCAAACCGATCAAGAAATAA
- the rpmJ gene encoding 50S ribosomal protein L36, which yields MKVRASVKKLCRNCKIVKRNGIVRVICSAEPKHKQRQG from the coding sequence ATGAAAGTTCGTGCTTCCGTCAAGAAATTATGTCGTAACTGTAAGATTGTTAAGCGTAACGGCATCGTTCGCGTCATCTGCAGCGCCGAACCGAAGCATAAACAGCGCCAAGGCTGA
- the secY gene encoding preprotein translocase subunit SecY, whose translation MAKQPGLDFQSAKGGVGELKRRLLFVIGALIVFRIGSFIPIPGIDATVLAKLLEQQRGTIIEMFNMFSGGALSRASIFALGIMPYISASIIIQLLTVVHPALAEIKKEGEAGRRKISQYTRYGTLVLGIFQSIGIATGLPNMPGMQDLVINPGFAFYFTAVVSLVTGTMFLMWLGEQITERGIGNGISIIIFAGIVAGLPPAIGHTIEQARQGDLHFLLLLLVAVLVFAVTFFVVFIERGQRRIVVNYAKRQQGRRVYAAQSTHLPLKVNMAGVIPAIFASSIILFPATIASWFGGGTGWNWLTTISLYLQPGQPLYVLLYASAIIFFCFFYTALVFNPRETADNLKKSGAFVPGIRPGEQTAKYIDKVMTRLTLVGAMYITFICLIPEFMRDAMKVPFYFGGTSLLIVVVVIMDFMAQVQTLLMSSQYESALKKANLKGYNR comes from the coding sequence ATGGCTAAACAACCAGGATTAGATTTTCAAAGTGCTAAAGGCGGAGTTGGCGAACTGAAACGCAGACTGTTGTTTGTTATCGGTGCGTTGATTGTTTTCCGTATTGGCTCTTTTATTCCGATCCCTGGTATTGATGCCACTGTGCTTGCCAAATTGCTCGAACAACAGCGTGGCACCATCATTGAAATGTTTAATATGTTTTCTGGTGGTGCTCTTAGCCGTGCTTCGATTTTCGCTTTGGGGATTATGCCGTACATCTCGGCGTCCATCATCATCCAGTTGTTGACGGTGGTTCACCCGGCTTTGGCGGAAATTAAGAAGGAAGGGGAGGCTGGCCGACGTAAAATCAGTCAGTACACCCGTTACGGTACCTTGGTGTTGGGAATATTTCAGTCAATTGGTATTGCTACCGGTTTACCGAATATGCCTGGAATGCAAGATCTGGTGATTAATCCGGGCTTTGCGTTTTATTTCACCGCTGTTGTCAGTCTGGTTACCGGGACGATGTTCCTGATGTGGCTGGGCGAGCAGATTACTGAACGAGGTATCGGCAACGGTATCTCGATTATAATCTTTGCCGGTATTGTTGCGGGATTACCGCCGGCCATTGGCCATACTATCGAGCAAGCGCGGCAAGGCGATCTGCACTTCCTTCTGTTGCTGTTGGTTGCAGTGTTGGTATTCGCAGTAACGTTTTTTGTGGTGTTTATTGAGCGTGGTCAACGTCGTATCGTTGTTAACTACGCTAAACGTCAACAAGGACGTCGCGTATACGCAGCACAGAGTACGCATTTACCGCTGAAAGTGAATATGGCAGGGGTTATCCCAGCTATCTTTGCTTCCAGTATTATCCTGTTCCCTGCAACTATTGCATCTTGGTTTGGGGGCGGTACCGGTTGGAACTGGTTGACAACTATTTCGTTGTATCTGCAGCCTGGGCAACCGCTTTATGTGCTACTCTATGCATCTGCAATCATCTTCTTCTGTTTCTTCTATACTGCGTTGGTGTTCAACCCGCGTGAAACAGCAGATAACCTGAAGAAGTCCGGTGCATTCGTGCCAGGAATTCGTCCGGGAGAGCAAACGGCGAAGTATATTGATAAAGTGATGACCCGTTTGACTTTGGTCGGTGCGATGTACATTACTTTTATCTGCCTCATCCCGGAGTTCATGCGTGACGCAATGAAAGTGCCGTTCTACTTCGGTGGTACGTCATTATTGATCGTTGTTGTTGTGATCATGGACTTTATGGCTCAAGTGCAAACTTTGCTGATGTCAAGCCAGTACGAGTCTGCATTGAAGAAGGCAAACCTGAAAGGCTATAACCGCTAA
- the rplO gene encoding 50S ribosomal protein L15 produces the protein MRLNTLSPAEGAKHAPKRVGRGIGSGLGKTGGRGVKGQNSRSGGGVRRGFEGGQMPLYRRLPKFGFTSRKAMVTAEIRLSDLARVEGDVVDLNTLKAANVIGVQIEFAKVILSGEVARPVTIRGLRVTKGARAAIEAAGGKIEE, from the coding sequence ATGCGTTTGAATACTCTGTCTCCGGCCGAAGGCGCCAAACACGCGCCGAAGCGCGTAGGTCGCGGTATCGGTTCCGGCCTCGGTAAGACTGGTGGTCGCGGCGTCAAAGGTCAGAACTCTCGTTCTGGCGGTGGTGTACGTCGTGGCTTCGAAGGCGGTCAGATGCCTTTGTACCGTCGTTTGCCGAAGTTCGGCTTCACTTCCCGCAAAGCTATGGTAACAGCGGAAATTCGTCTGTCTGACCTGGCTCGCGTGGAAGGCGACGTTGTTGATCTGAATACGCTGAAAGCTGCTAACGTCATCGGCGTTCAGATTGAATTCGCGAAAGTGATTCTGTCTGGCGAAGTTGCACGTCCGGTAACGATTCGTGGTCTGCGCGTCACCAAAGGCGCTCGTGCTGCTATCGAAGCTGCTGGCGGCAAAATTGAGGAATAA
- the rpmD gene encoding 50S ribosomal protein L30, whose amino-acid sequence MAKTIKITQTRSAIGRLPKHKATLLGLGLRRIGHTVEREDTPAIRGMVNAVSYMVKVEE is encoded by the coding sequence ATGGCAAAGACTATTAAAATTACTCAAACCCGTAGTGCAATCGGTCGTCTGCCGAAACACAAGGCAACGCTGCTTGGCCTGGGTCTGCGTCGTATTGGTCATACCGTTGAGCGTGAAGACACGCCGGCAATTCGCGGTATGGTCAACGCGGTTTCCTATATGGTTAAAGTGGAGGAGTAA
- the rpsE gene encoding 30S ribosomal protein S5: MSHIEKQAGELQEKLIAVNRVSKTVKGGRIFSFTALTVVGDGNGRVGFGYGKAREVPAAIQKAMEKARRNMLNVALNNGTLQHPVKGAHTGSRVFMQPASEGTGIIAGGAMRAVLEVAGVHNVLAKAYGSTNPINVVRATIDGLANMKSPEMVAAKRGKSVEDILG, translated from the coding sequence ATGTCTCACATCGAAAAACAAGCTGGCGAACTGCAGGAAAAGCTGATCGCGGTAAATCGCGTATCTAAAACCGTTAAAGGTGGTCGTATTTTCAGCTTCACCGCACTGACTGTAGTGGGTGATGGCAACGGCCGCGTAGGTTTTGGTTACGGTAAAGCACGCGAAGTTCCGGCAGCGATCCAGAAAGCGATGGAAAAAGCCCGTCGCAATATGCTGAATGTCGCGCTGAACAACGGCACTCTGCAGCACCCGGTTAAAGGTGCTCACACGGGTTCTCGTGTGTTCATGCAGCCAGCTTCCGAAGGTACCGGTATCATCGCCGGTGGTGCAATGCGCGCCGTTTTGGAGGTTGCAGGGGTTCACAACGTATTGGCTAAAGCCTATGGTTCCACTAACCCGATTAACGTGGTTCGTGCAACTATTGATGGCTTGGCCAACATGAAGTCCCCGGAAATGGTCGCTGCCAAGCGTGGTAAATCCGTTGAAGACATTCTAGGGTAA
- the rplR gene encoding 50S ribosomal protein L18: MDKKSARIRRATRARRKLRELGATRLVVHRTPRHIYAQVIAPNGSEVLVAASTVEKAIAEQLKYTGNKDAAAAVGKAVAERALEKGIKGVAFDRSGFQYHGRVQALADAAREAGLQF; the protein is encoded by the coding sequence ATGGATAAGAAATCAGCTCGTATCCGTCGTGCAACCCGCGCACGTCGCAAACTCCGTGAATTGGGTGCGACACGTCTGGTGGTACATCGTACCCCCCGTCATATTTATGCGCAGGTTATCGCACCGAACGGTTCTGAAGTCCTGGTAGCCGCTTCTACTGTAGAAAAAGCTATCGCTGAGCAACTGAAGTATACCGGTAACAAAGACGCTGCCGCAGCTGTAGGTAAAGCTGTTGCTGAACGCGCTCTGGAAAAAGGCATCAAAGGTGTGGCCTTTGACCGTTCCGGGTTCCAATATCATGGTCGAGTCCAGGCACTGGCAGATGCTGCCCGTGAAGCTGGCCTTCAGTTCTAA
- the rplF gene encoding 50S ribosomal protein L6 codes for MSRVAKAPVVIPAGVEVKLNGQDVSIKGKNGELVRKVNAAVEVKQADNVLTFAPREGFADGWAQAGTTRALLNSMVIGVTEGFTKKLQLVGVGYRAAVKGNVVNLALGFSHPIDHELPAGITAECPSQTEIVLKGADKQLIGQVAADLRAYRRPEPYKGKGVRYADEVVRTKEAKKK; via the coding sequence ATGTCTCGTGTTGCAAAAGCACCCGTCGTCATTCCTGCCGGCGTAGAGGTAAAACTCAACGGTCAGGATGTTTCGATCAAGGGTAAAAACGGCGAATTGGTTCGTAAGGTCAATGCCGCTGTCGAAGTTAAACAAGCTGATAACGTGCTGACTTTCGCTCCGCGTGAAGGTTTTGCCGATGGCTGGGCTCAGGCCGGGACTACCCGCGCTCTGCTGAACAGTATGGTTATCGGTGTTACCGAAGGCTTCACCAAAAAGCTGCAATTGGTAGGTGTAGGTTATCGTGCAGCCGTGAAAGGTAATGTGGTGAATCTGGCCTTGGGCTTCTCTCACCCAATCGATCACGAACTGCCAGCAGGCATTACTGCTGAATGTCCGTCTCAGACTGAAATCGTACTGAAAGGTGCTGATAAACAGCTGATCGGTCAGGTAGCGGCTGACCTGCGCGCTTACCGTCGTCCTGAGCCTTACAAAGGTAAAGGTGTCCGTTACGCCGATGAAGTCGTGCGTACCAAAGAGGCTAAGAAGAAGTAA
- the rpsH gene encoding 30S ribosomal protein S8: MSMQDPIADMLTRIRNGQAANKVAITMPSSKLKVAIANVLKEEGFIEDFKVEGDTKPELELTLKYFQGKAVVESIQRVSRPGLRIYKRKDELPKVMAGLGIAVVSTSKGVMTDRAARQAGLGGEIICYVA; encoded by the coding sequence ATGAGCATGCAAGATCCGATCGCGGACATGCTGACCCGTATACGCAACGGTCAGGCCGCGAACAAAGTTGCGATCACCATGCCTTCCTCCAAGCTGAAAGTGGCAATTGCCAACGTGCTGAAGGAAGAAGGTTTTATTGAAGATTTTAAAGTTGAAGGCGACACCAAGCCGGAACTGGAACTGACTCTTAAGTATTTCCAGGGTAAAGCTGTTGTAGAAAGCATTCAGCGTGTCAGCCGCCCAGGTCTGCGCATCTATAAACGTAAAGATGAGCTGCCGAAAGTTATGGCCGGTTTGGGTATCGCGGTTGTTTCTACCTCTAAAGGTGTGATGACTGATCGTGCAGCTCGCCAGGCTGGTCTTGGTGGCGAGATTATCTGCTACGTAGCTTAA
- the rpsN gene encoding 30S ribosomal protein S14 translates to MAKQSMKAREVKRVKLADKFFAKRVELKAIISNVNSSDEDRWDAVLKLQTLPRDSSPSRQRNRCRQTGRPHAFLRKFGLSRIKVREAAMRGEIPGLKKASW, encoded by the coding sequence ATGGCTAAGCAATCCATGAAAGCACGCGAAGTCAAACGCGTGAAATTAGCTGATAAATTCTTCGCCAAGCGCGTTGAGCTGAAAGCTATTATCTCCAATGTGAACTCATCCGACGAAGATCGTTGGGATGCTGTTCTCAAGCTGCAGACTCTGCCGCGTGATTCCAGCCCGTCCCGTCAGCGTAACCGCTGCCGCCAGACAGGTCGTCCGCACGCTTTCCTGCGGAAGTTCGGGTTGAGCCGTATCAAGGTCCGTGAAGCCGCCATGCGCGGTGAAATTCCGGGTCTGAAAAAGGCTAGCTGGTAA
- the rplE gene encoding 50S ribosomal protein L5, with the protein MAKLHDYYKDEVVSKLMSQFSYNSVMQVPRVEKITLNMGVGEAIADKKLLDNAAADLAAISGQKPLITKARKSVAGFKIRQGYPIGCKVTLRGERMWEFFERLISIAVPRIRDFRGLSAKSFDGRGNYSMGVREQIIFPEIDYDKVDRVRGLDITITTTAKSDDEGRALLAAFNFPFRK; encoded by the coding sequence ATGGCGAAACTGCATGATTACTACAAAGACGAAGTGGTTAGCAAACTGATGTCTCAGTTCAGCTACAATTCTGTCATGCAAGTCCCTCGGGTCGAGAAGATCACCCTGAACATGGGTGTTGGTGAAGCGATCGCTGACAAGAAGCTGCTGGATAACGCCGCAGCTGATCTGGCAGCTATCTCCGGTCAAAAACCGTTGATCACCAAAGCACGCAAATCTGTTGCAGGCTTCAAAATCCGCCAGGGCTATCCGATCGGCTGTAAAGTAACTCTGCGTGGCGAACGCATGTGGGAGTTCTTTGAGCGTCTGATTTCCATTGCTGTACCACGTATCCGTGACTTCCGTGGCCTGTCCGCTAAGTCATTTGATGGCCGTGGTAACTACAGCATGGGTGTGCGTGAGCAGATCATCTTCCCGGAAATCGACTATGACAAGGTCGATCGCGTTCGTGGTTTGGACATTACCATTACCACCACTGCGAAATCCGATGATGAAGGCCGCGCGCTGTTGGCCGCCTTTAACTTCCCGTTCCGCAAGTAA